The following nucleotide sequence is from Drosophila takahashii strain IR98-3 E-12201 chromosome 3L, DtakHiC1v2, whole genome shotgun sequence.
tcacggaatctaaagcatgtaaaatttgatttattattgctagttactgtctaaaagtgttaccaaggtaaaaagaaccacaaatatgctttcaaagtttattttaaaataaataatgcgtactggtgatactaaaatgttacagagttgccacgacttttaaaaaaaggtgacaactctggcttttcagcaattcaacaaaattttcatcagccccgaggctgttgaattgctgaaatttctgaaagttgactttgtatggaacagctgattaacagctgaccaaaattcaacaattcagcaatttaacagtttagggaatccccctgttgaaattttctgttgaattttcaacaattcaacagtttagggaataccctgaataattttaaaacatcgaTGATTtcatcgatgtttctccacctctattAAATCAATGCTTATCCAATTCATCAACCCTGGGACATTTATTTGAATGGTATATTTTCGGTATGTTTCAGTATATTTTGGTATGTTTTAGTATATTTTCTACACTACCCGTCTGGTCACACGGCgtccttctttttctttcgtttCCGGCAAGGTAGGTTTCACAAATTTCTTTTCTCCACgttttccttaaaataattgataatTTCTCATTTTAGCGGTGATTAAAATATCCATCGAGCAACAGAATGGTACGTACCAACGAAATGCCGGATAAAATCGGAACGGAAACGGACAAATAACCCAAAAAAGTGGACGCCAAAAGCTGCTACCCACGTGCATAGTCAAATATTGCTACCCcaaaaaagcattatttatgtGCCGCGTCTTAGTTGTGGGTCTAAAAAACCCATTCGGAGAGCAATATAACGGAATACTtactaataaacaataaacatgtGTATCCTGGTTTAAAAGGCACGCCAGCAGATGCCGCAACAATTTGAAAACCTTGCTAAAAATGCTTAAATGTGAAGCTTAGAAGCAAAGGAATTGAGTGAATTTTTGTGAAATCTGTTACTAATCTTATTAACCATCCTCCACAGGGTCGCGTACGAACCAAGACGGTGAAGAAGGCCGCTAAGGTCATCATCGAGAAGTACTACACTCGCCTGACGTTGGACTTCCACACCAACAAGCGCATCTGCGAGGAGGTGGCCATCATCCCCACCAAGCCCCTGCGCAACAAGATTGCCGGGTGAGTTTCGCAGGATCTTGCCTCTTATGATTTACTTCTAACTTAATCTTAATTTCTCCCCCAGCTATGTCACCCATTTGATGGGCCGTCTGCGCCACTCGCAGGTCCGCGGCATCTCCATCAagctgcaggaggaggagcgcgAGCGTCGCGACAACTACGTCCCGGCCGTCTCCGCTCTGGAGCAGGACATCATCGAGGTCGACGCCGACACCAAGGAGATGTTGAAGCTGCTGGACTTCCACAACATCCGTGGCCTGCAGCTGACCCAGCCCAACACCAACAACTTTGGTCGTCGCAACTAAGATTTGTATAGCGCGTAGATGATGATGTTCTGATTTGCATGGGATCACAATAAACCAACTCTTGTGTGAAGTGCATTTGCAGTGtgtatttctattatttattggCAATTGCAGACAAAAACCCCAAATCTCTGTTCCAGTTTATCATATTTATTCGCATTCGAGTGGAAAATACTGTAGACATGCACACatatttgtaaatatgtaGGTATATATTCAATCCATAAATATATGGTTTCGTTTTTTACACAGACGATATATAAAAGATATTCTCTACGAGTGCACAACATTTAAATCTAAGCGTGTACGCAGATGCCGgtatatatataagtattATGTATATGATGGGTGGTAGTAAGTATACGTATGATTGTGCCCTCGGGTTCAGGAAGAAGCTGTTGCAATCGGAGTAGCAGCCTGATCTTGCTGGGGTCTTCGCACCGGATTACGCAAGACCAGCTCGGAATCCTCCGATATGATGGGCAGTGCGTGCGCCCAGTGGTAGTTGATCAGGTGGCTAATGCTGTCAAAGATGCGATCTTTGGTACGAACGACGCCCTCGGGATCGATGAGCAGCAGATGCTTCGGCGTCTTGCCCTCCAATCCGGTTAGCACATACTGTCCCCGCTTTCCCTGCGACTCGCGCACCAGGAAGTCGCCGTCCTGCTGCAGCAGGCGCTCCGAAATTGGCCTTGAAATGCCCGCATGGAACCACACCTCCGCCGTCAGTGGGCACTGCGGTCCATCGAAGACATCGCGCACAGTGGCCAAAACGGAGTTGGCCGCCGTGCTTGCGTGCAGGGGATCGAAGTGGCCCAGCTTATTGGTCGTTTGATCGGGTGGCGGGGAGTTGAGGTCGATGAGGTTGCTGCTCAGACGATCGCGGGGCTTCTTCAGATTCAGCTGGGCCACACGCGGCGCATGCGGATGCAATGGCTGTTGcacctgctgctgttgctccggCAATTCCGGCGGCAGCTTGTTTGGCAAATCGTTGTAGTACTCCTTCACATTCTCCTTGCAGCTCTGATTGATGTTGCAATCTGCGGCGGGTTCGTTGAGTCGACTGAGCGCATTGAAGCGCAGGGCAAAGGCCTTGCCAATGGTCACGATTAGATCCTCGCTTTGGCCGCCGGCGCATTCGAGGACATAGCAGGCACGCCACTCATCCTCGTTCTTGGCTATGTAGGCCAGGAAGTCCAGAGTATCGTTGTCGCCGCCGGAAGCAAATGATATGCGCGGCATGTTGTGATTCGCGATCACCTCGCCCGACTCCACGTTGCTCAGGGACAGGGCTCGGCTGGAAACGTTGATGATTATGTTCGTGCCCGCGTGCTGCATGCTGGGGCGATCCGATATGAAGCTGGTTAATCGCCGCTTGCCAGCGGACTTCAGGCCCGCCGCCTCGCACACCCGATTGATGCACTCCCTGTGGAAAACACATGATTATTCACTTATGATTCATCGGTTAGCTATCTTACTTACCGCGCCAGCTGCGTGCGGGTCTCAAAATCGAGGGATTTCATTGAGGTCTTGACCTCCACACAGCCCGTGTAGCGGACGTTGAATGCAACACCCACGCCCATTATGACGTCGTCCGGGTAGATGCAGCCGTCGCTGGTGGTCCCGGAACCGCTCCGGTTGCCGGCGTCCCCATTCTTCGGCATTTCTGCGCTGGCTGTGGCGTTTTCAGCGTTCGGGCGTTCTCGCTGGGTCCTTTTTCCGCAGCCGCAGCCTTTGTTATTAGTAATTTTTGATATTACTCAAGGTGGGACCGTATTGGCGAAAGTGTGGCCGTTAGGTCATTTAACTTATCGATAGTTTGACAAAGGTGGGGTTAGACCGAGATGGTGTGTGAAAGGGGGTTGTTAAATAatagataattaaaaaaaccaggcaaaataataaatcttaTACTTATTTTAGACgagtttaattaataatactgGTATGTCTATGtaggttttaaaatataaattatggaAAACGCATGCCTCACTAAGAAAACTCCCATCTCCAAACTATCGATAGACCAATCAACAGTTTGCCACCACTGTGTTGCAAGCCAAAGCTTCGCGTCTGGCTCCAAGTTAGCCACCTTCACCCCCAAAATCTGTGCTCGCCGCAAACGCTGCTCAGTTTTTAACCGACTTTCGTGCAATACCCACGCTTCGCGGCAACGGCCATCCGGTTCCTTAATCcgattttccgattttccaCAGCGGCGCGTATAcatacacaaacaaacaaaggcaACAAACAGCGGCGAATTTACCAGGTGTGTGGAATTATGTGTTAGAGCAAAACAAACACGGAAATACAAGCGACACCCAGTTctagtaaacatttttttggccGCATTGAgacaaatttcaaaatcaatATACACGCCCCCGCCCCgcgagtgtgtgagtgagacACATAGATACGACCGCATCGCAACGCGCAGCATCCGTAGGCGAAAAttgcagtagcagcagcagcagaaaagcCGGAGTAGTGCATTCCGTAGTGCCACTGGAAACTGGAACGAGCATTCGCACAGCCGTGAGATATTCCGAGAGACCACTTTCAAAGCCCAATCCCTCCGAGGTTGCCGCTTCAGTTTTACTGTTTCCATCGTTGCGGTAAGGTAAGCCTGCCCTCGTCAAGCTTTCTGTTTACGTTTATGCCATTTCTCatatccatttccattccgcTGCCCACCGCTTTCGCGTTCGTGCCGCTGCCGTGTGGCTCAGTGGgcacataaataaaacatcTTTACGTCATGCGACGGGCTCTGAAGTCATTACCAAGACACAGCAGCGGCCATTATGCTATGCTCACAGAGTGCGTCATTGGCTTGGCATTTGTATCTATTATGTATTCTTCACAAAGTTTTCAATCAGTTTCGGGTTCCCTTCCAAGTCACAGCAAAGGCCATTCAAATGTTTCCAAGCAATGGGTAGTTCTGTAACCAATCTATTCTAGTCATATCCAAAAGACAGCAGCTTAGTACAGTGGAGTATCAACATCTGCAACCCCCACTTCTTATAAAAAGTTGCTCTTTATGGGAATATTGACTTTCCTATTTTCTGTTCTAAAGTCTTTGCCATAAGACACCAGCGGCCACCAATACATGTTTCCAAAAAAttatggtttttaattttatttttataaattttcatcATTTTCACAGATAATatataatctttaaaattcaGGCAAATGATTGGTTCGtaatagaattttttatagaatcattattttttaactcatttaagttttaagaatgaaaatgtattaaagTTATATGACAAGTCTCTCTTGTAAAATTTCTACTGTAGCTCCCAAAAAGATATTCATTACACCTGCAGGGCATAACGTATCCCATTTAAGCCCAGTTCATTAGGCAGCTGATCTCATCGGCGGCTGCTTTCTTCCCGTTCTGCGTCTGACTGCAGCCTGGCCTTAATTCACGCCCCTATGCCGTTCAAACGGCAGTCGAATCACGCCTAATATGGTCCACATTTAAGCTGGCTCAAAGCGTTTCCCGCCGACAATTAAACACGATGACGTTGGCCGCCAAACCCCCCGTTCCATTCATGGTTTACCGCCCCACGCTTGACACCCACGCTTCGGCCTTGCCtctgttttttgtattttttttttggtttccaACTGTTTTTAACTCCGCCGGAGTCGATTACAGCAATTGATAATTGCTTCGGAAGGCGTTGCTTTCTGGTTTTAACGGCCTTTGGAGCCGCCAATTGCTGGCACCTTCGTGCTAAAATCGAAAGGAAATCAAGCTTGGGCAATAAAACGGTTGGTCTTCAATCGCAAGTGCAGAAAAGGCTGTTTATGCTTAGCCACAATGATGATGGTTTATGGCTTTTCTTTCACATACAAAACAcaatttttctttgtaatGGATCATTAAAGATAACTGAAAAACAGCATCAGGTATTTTAACTGcggtaaactaaaaaaatcgtCCTAAAATTTGTCTGTTTCAGTAACCACACAAAATATTTACTGGGTATACTTTCTCACGAACTTTTATTGGTTCCCTTACTATTCACCCAACTTTATGGCCGTTCCAAATTTTCTAATTGCAATAAGGCATATAATTATAGCTTTTGGGTGTAAGGGGCTTACTGATCTGATAGACGTCAGAGGTACAAGGCAAATCCATATTATGCTAGACTTTCTAAAActttaaatcacaaaaaaaatattttgcctttatttttgtaacataAATGACGATTGTAACGTTTGTTAAGTGCTCCACAAGGCTAAGAGTATTAAACATTTAAGCTTAATTGTTATACTTAATTGCCTAACCTACTTGCAA
It contains:
- the Shc gene encoding SHC-transforming protein 1 → MPKNGDAGNRSGSGTTSDGCIYPDDVIMGVGVAFNVRYTGCVEVKTSMKSLDFETRTQLARECINRVCEAAGLKSAGKRRLTSFISDRPSMQHAGTNIIINVSSRALSLSNVESGEVIANHNMPRISFASGGDNDTLDFLAYIAKNEDEWRACYVLECAGGQSEDLIVTIGKAFALRFNALSRLNEPAADCNINQSCKENVKEYYNDLPNKLPPELPEQQQQVQQPLHPHAPRVAQLNLKKPRDRLSSNLIDLNSPPPDQTTNKLGHFDPLHASTAANSVLATVRDVFDGPQCPLTAEVWFHAGISRPISERLLQQDGDFLVRESQGKRGQYVLTGLEGKTPKHLLLIDPEGVVRTKDRIFDSISHLINYHWAHALPIISEDSELVLRNPVRRPQQDQAATPIATASS
- the RpS17 gene encoding small ribosomal subunit protein eS17, whose translation is MGRVRTKTVKKAAKVIIEKYYTRLTLDFHTNKRICEEVAIIPTKPLRNKIAGYVTHLMGRLRHSQVRGISIKLQEEERERRDNYVPAVSALEQDIIEVDADTKEMLKLLDFHNIRGLQLTQPNTNNFGRRN